From Apium graveolens cultivar Ventura chromosome 9, ASM990537v1, whole genome shotgun sequence, the proteins below share one genomic window:
- the LOC141682733 gene encoding protein THYLAKOID ASSEMBLY 8-like, chloroplastic — translation MMGKKLIGKEAIFVILGLKRFEDDDEKLGKFIKTHVLRSLKMDMVAVLHELERQEEVSLAVKMFWVIKKQDWYRPDVYLYKDLIIALAKSKKMDEAMLLWDSMRKENLYPDSQMYTEVIRGILRNGSPADAMNIFEDMKQSPDPPEELPFRILLKGLLSHPLLRNKVKEDFEEIFPD, via the exons ATGATGGGGAAGAAGCTGATTGGGAAAGAAGCAATTTTTGTGATATTGGGTTTGAAAAGATTCGAGGATGATGATGAGAAGCTTGGTAAGTTTATCAAAACTCATGTTTTGAGATCGTTGAAAATGGATATGGTGGCTGTTCTTCATGAGCTTGAACGTCAAGAAGAGGTTTCTTTGGCCGTAAAG ATGTTTTGGGTGATTAAAAAGCAAGATTGGTATAGGCCAGATGTTTATCTGTACAAGGACTTGATCATTGCATTAGCTAAAAGCAAAAAGATGGACGAGGCAATGCTATTGTGGGATAGCATGAGAAAGGAAAACTTGTACCCTGATTCCCAAATGTACACTGAAGTCATACGGGGCATTTTGAGGAATGGGTCTCCTGCAGATGCCATGAATATCTTTGAAGACATGAAACAATCCCCAGATCCACCGGAGGAGTTGCCTTTCAGGATTCTGTTAAAGGGATTATTGTCACATCCTCTTTTGAGAAACAAAGTCAAAGAAGATTTTGAGGAGATTTTTCCTGATTAA